The genome window CTAGCTTTTTCATTAAGAATGATAAGAAAGAATTAGTGGGGATTCTATGTGTAAATGCTGATGTGGCACATTATGCAAAGGTAAAAGAGATGATGGATCAGTTTTTATCATTTTCTGATGAGATGGTTAATCTTGAAGCTAAACAAGCGGAAGAAGAGACACTTGCATTTGAGCAATTGCATGGAAAAGTGGAAGATGTTCTATCTGCAATTATTATTCAAACGATGGAAACATTTGACGTGCCTCCGGAGAGGCTGTCAGCGAAAGAAAAGATGAATGTTGTACGTGATTTACATGACCAAGGAACATTTCTATTAAAAGGAGGAGTATGTGAGGTGGCGAAAATGTTAAAAACATCTGAGCCAACTATATACCGTTATTTACAGAAGATTAAAGATGAAAACAATTAATTTTTTGCGAAAGCTTGTGCATTATTTCACATGATGGGCAGTTGAAAGACAGGGGGTAATTTGTGAACAAGAATAGTATGTTACGCGTGTTAGAGAAAGAATTAGTCGTTGCTTTAGGGTGTACAGAACCAGTGTCGATTGCGTTAGCCGCAGCTACTGCAAGAGATTATATGAAGGGCGACATACAGTCAATCGAAGTACTTGCAAGTACAAATGTCATTAAAAATGCAATGGCGGTTGGTATACCAGGAATGAGGGCTACTGGAATTGACTTTGTTGCTGCTTTAGGAGTGTTAGCAGGAGATAGCAAAAAGATTTAGAAGTGTTAGCCGGAATCTCAGAAGAAGATGAAGAACAAGCAATCTCTTTAGTAGAAGCGGGGAAAGTGTCTGTAGAATTAGCAGATACGTCTAAAAAGCTATACATTGAAGTGAAGTTTACGACAGACGAGGGATATGCAAGGGCTATTATTTATGATAATCACACATTTATCGCATTAGTAGAAGCGAATGGGGAGCTTGTTTATAAGAATGGATGTGGAAATACACACTTTGCCACTTCTGAAGAAGAACGTGATGAACTAACGATTCTAGAAATATATGAATTTGTTACGACTGTAGATGTAAAGGAATTGGCACTTGTAAAAAGAGTATTGAACTGAATCGTAATGTGGCACTAGATGGTTTGTCGAATGAATATGGCTTACAAGTTGGAAAAACATTAAAGGCAAATGTATTGAAAGGAATTCTATCAGATGATTTAACAACTCATGCGATGGCATT of Bacillus sp. DX3.1 contains these proteins:
- a CDS encoding PAS domain-containing protein, producing MKNETLLQQYYPFVTFLSKVVGRNCEVVLHDLSRPESSIIAIENGHITGRKIGDAPTNLVLKVLQEKTYLTRDFIANYKAVNKDGKVFRSSSFFIKNDKKELVGILCVNADVAHYAKVKEMMDQFLSFSDEMVNLEAKQAEEETLAFEQLHGKVEDVLSAIIIQTMETFDVPPERLSAKEKMNVVRDLHDQGTFLLKGGVCEVAKMLKTSEPTIYRYLQKIKDENN